The following are encoded together in the Cynocephalus volans isolate mCynVol1 chromosome 4, mCynVol1.pri, whole genome shotgun sequence genome:
- the LOC134376325 gene encoding olfactory receptor 51V1-like: protein MSSIFISNFSSSSFILTGFPGLEVDYLWLSISFSSIYGMVFLGNCMVLHVIRTEPSLHQPMFYFLAMLALTDVCMGLSTMPTVLGILWGLIQEISLDLCIAQSYFIHGLSFMESSVLLTMAFDRYIAICNPLRYSSILTNDKILKIGVTILYRSSLLISPIIIRLKFLNYCRPHILSHSFCLHQDLIRMACSDIHFNSIYGLALVISNLLLDAVLILISYIMILHTVLAIASQEERRKSLQTCVSHISAVLVFYIPIIGLTIVHRFGKHLSPVVHVLMGNFYIIFPPLLNPIIYSIKTHRIRKRVQRLFYCKRS, encoded by the coding sequence ATGTCTTCTATCTTTATCTCCAATTTCAGTAGTTCCAGTTTTATTCTCACTGGCTTTCCTGGCCTCGAAGTTGACTATCTCTGGCTCTCCATCTCTTTCTCCTCCATCTATGGCATGGTCTTCCTGGGAAACTGCATGGTGCTCCACGTGATCCGGACTGAGCCGAGCCTGCACCAGCCCATGTTCTACTTCCTGGCCATGCTGGCCCTCACTGACGTGTGCATGGGGCTGTCCACCATGCCCACAGTGCTGGGGATCCTGTGGGGGCTCATTCAAGAGATCAGCCTGGATTTGTgcattgcccagtcctatttcatCCATGGTCTGTCCTTCATGGAGTCCTCTGTCCTCCTCACTATGGCTTTTGACCGCTACATTGCCATTTGCAACCCACTACGCTATTCCTCCATCCTAACTAATGACAAAATCTTGAAAATTGGGGTGACAATCTTATATAGAAGTTCTTTGCTCATATCACCAATCATCATTCGTCTGAAGTTCTTAAACTATTGCCGTCCTCACATCCTTTCTCACTCTTTCTGCCTGCACCAAGATTTAATTCGAATGGCCTGTTCGGATATCCACTTCAACAGCATCTACGGTCTGGCCCTGGTAATCAGCAACCTGCTGTTGGATGCAGTGCTCATACTTATCTCCTATATCATGATCTTGCATACTGTCTTAGCCATTGCATCCCAGGAGGAGCGGCGTAAGTCCTTGCAAACCTGTGTATCTCACATCTCTGCTGTTTTGGTTTTCTACATCCCAATCATTGGTCTGACCATAGTGCATCGATTTGGGAAACATCTCTCACCAGTGGTTCATGTCCTCATGGGCaacttttatatcatttttccaCCCTTGTTGAACCCCATTATTTACAGTATCAAGACCCACCGGATACGAAAGAGAGTCCAGAGATTGTTCTACTGCAAAAGATCCTGA
- the LOC134376324 gene encoding olfactory receptor 51V1-like: MSASSASIINSSIFILIGFPGLDQYYPWFSIPFSSIYAMVFLGNCMVLHVIRTEPSLHQPMFYFLALLALTDLCMGLSTMHTVLGILWGFSQKICLDACIAQTYFVHCLSGIESGVLLAMAFDRFTAICNPLRYTSILTNSRIIHFMVTILMRSTLSILPVIIRLKSFHYCRPHNLSHSFCLHQDLLRLACSDIRFNSFYALTLVICTLLLDAVLILMSYVFILHTVLSIASWEGRLKSLQTCVSHICAVLVFYVPIIGLTMVHRFGKHFSPLVHVLMGSIYILFPPLMNPIIYSVKTQQIRSRMKKWFSLKLK, from the coding sequence ATGTCTGCTTCTTCTGCTTCCATAATCAATTCCTCCATATTCATCCTCATAGGGTTCCCTGGCTTGGATCAGTACTATCCCTGGTTTTCAATTCCCTTCTCTTCCATCTATGCCATGGTCTTCCTGGGTAACTGCATGGTGCTCCACGTGATCCGGACTGAGCCGAGCCTGCACCAGCCCATGTTCTATTTTCTGGCTCTGTTGGCCCTCACTGACCTGTGCATGGGGCTGTCCACAATGCACACGGTGCTGGGGATCCTGTGGGGATTCAGCCAGAAGATTTGTCTGGATGCCTGCATTGCACAGACTTATTTTGTCCATTGTCTCTCTGGTATAGAGTCTGGAGTTCTTCTCGCCATGGCCTTTGACCGCTTCACAGCAATTTGCAATCCTCTGAGGTATACATCAATCCTGACTAATAGTAGAATCATTCATTTCATGGTGACTATTTTAATGAGAAGCACTTTGTCCATTCTTCCTGTCATCATTcgtttgaagtctttccattacTGCCGCCCCCACaatctctctcactctttctgtcTGCACCAGGACCTACTCCGGCTGGCCTGCTCTGACATCCGCTTCAACAGCTTTTATGCCCTGACTCTGGTGATTTGTACCTTGTTGTTGGACGCTGTCCTTATTCTCATGTCCTATGTTTTCATCCTGCATACAGTGCTCTCAATTGCATCCTGGGAGGGGAGGCTCAAGTCTTTGCAGACCTGTGTTTCCCACATCTGTGCTGTACTGGTTTTTTATGTTCCCATCATTGGTCTCACCATGGTACACCGCTTTGGAAAGCATTTCTCACCTTTGGTTCACGTCCTTATGGGCAGTATCTATATTCTCTTTCCACCCCTGATGAATCCAATCATCTACAGTGTAAAGACCCAGCAGATCCGAAGCAGGATGAAGAAATGGTTTTCCTTGAAATTGAAGTGA